The following coding sequences are from one Candidatus Poribacteria bacterium window:
- the murA gene encoding UDP-N-acetylglucosamine 1-carboxyvinyltransferase has translation MQKLIVKGGTRLQGTIPVSGCKNAVLPIAVAAAILGDGVSVLHNVPNLTDVKTLSAVLEGLGATIKLKNSTLYIEPINHLEYEAPYELVRKMRASIYVLGPLVTKLGKAKVSFPGGCAIGPRPIDLHIRGLEHLGAEVTVESGYIYAQAERLVGTEMYLMGQHGPSVGATANIMMAATLAEGTTVIRGAACEPHISDLAHFLNAMGGDIEGIGTSVLTIRGVKQLRGTEHTVISDDIEAGTFMVAGAITKSDVYVEGITPQQIPAISEKLTEAGVQLDWDDNGVRVTTPRELKGIDVTTAPFPGFPTDMQAQIMGLLCLASGTSVINENVHTDRYIHAAELNRMGANIMLDGTKAVINGVSKLSGAPVMASDLRAGAVLVAAGMAAVGETVISRVYHIDRGYESIEKKLNDIGANITRVSNSGEEV, from the coding sequence ATGCAAAAATTAATCGTCAAAGGTGGTACTCGACTTCAAGGGACAATCCCAGTTAGCGGTTGCAAAAACGCAGTTCTGCCTATCGCAGTCGCCGCCGCAATTCTCGGCGACGGGGTCAGCGTACTCCACAACGTGCCGAACCTAACAGATGTAAAAACACTTAGTGCCGTATTGGAAGGACTTGGTGCCACAATAAAACTCAAAAATTCCACACTTTACATTGAACCAATAAACCACTTAGAATATGAAGCCCCTTATGAACTCGTGCGAAAGATGCGTGCATCCATCTATGTTCTGGGACCGCTCGTAACGAAACTTGGGAAAGCAAAAGTCTCATTCCCGGGCGGATGCGCTATCGGACCCCGACCGATTGATTTACATATTCGAGGGTTGGAGCATTTAGGTGCCGAGGTCACAGTGGAAAGTGGGTATATCTACGCACAAGCGGAACGCTTGGTGGGTACGGAGATGTATCTCATGGGGCAGCACGGACCGAGCGTGGGTGCAACTGCGAACATTATGATGGCTGCGACTCTGGCAGAAGGCACTACGGTTATCCGCGGTGCAGCATGCGAACCGCATATTTCCGACCTTGCCCACTTTCTCAACGCCATGGGAGGAGATATAGAAGGCATCGGGACTTCCGTCTTGACGATCCGAGGCGTTAAACAACTACGCGGAACAGAACATACTGTCATCTCCGATGATATTGAGGCAGGCACCTTCATGGTTGCAGGTGCTATCACCAAAAGTGATGTTTATGTCGAAGGCATTACACCACAACAAATTCCTGCTATCTCAGAAAAACTGACTGAAGCAGGTGTCCAATTGGATTGGGATGACAACGGTGTACGCGTTACAACGCCCCGTGAGTTAAAAGGTATCGATGTAACGACTGCCCCCTTCCCAGGTTTTCCAACAGATATGCAGGCACAAATTATGGGATTGCTCTGCCTCGCATCGGGGACAAGCGTTATTAACGAAAATGTTCACACAGATCGTTACATCCACGCAGCCGAACTGAACCGGATGGGTGCGAATATCATGCTCGATGGCACTAAAGCTGTGATTAATGGTGTTTCCAAACTCAGTGGCGCACCTGTGATGGCTTCCGATTTACGCGCGGGTGCCGTACTCGTTGCGGCTGGAATGGCAGCGGTAGGCGAAACCGTCATATCGCGCGTCTACCACATCGACCGAGGATACGAATCAATCGAAAAAAAACTGAACGACATCGGCGCAAACATCACACGAGTTAGCAACAGCGGCGAAGAAGTCTAA
- a CDS encoding Gfo/Idh/MocA family oxidoreductase, with amino-acid sequence MADKTYRVGIIGCGGMGRSHANNWTNTGRAEVVTASDISEASAAKFAEEFALPTHYTDFGEMCEKEDLDIVSITTWQSVRAEPTIAAAENGVLGVITEKPMAASVGDAQDMMDACEKHNVKLVVGHQRRFSGQNCEARRLIQEGAIGQSQAMLRRDGHGLLNRGTHEIDEMRYILGDPEPKWLIGQVARKTDRWERRVRTEDLCMAEICFEGGIRGIYESDLPEPGLRGDVVYGDDGQLRRGENGTIELLNSKAAGWQVIEPRQSEPNQFDEMLAWIEGDVEEHRNAGRHGLCTIEILMAIYESLRLQDVVTFPLKTRPNPLDLLVEGGKLPVFVEGRYDIRAPFPEQTK; translated from the coding sequence ATGGCAGATAAAACATATCGTGTTGGAATTATTGGGTGCGGTGGTATGGGACGTTCCCACGCAAATAATTGGACCAATACGGGGCGTGCCGAAGTGGTCACGGCTTCCGACATCAGTGAAGCATCCGCCGCGAAATTCGCTGAAGAATTCGCACTTCCAACCCACTATACCGATTTCGGTGAAATGTGCGAGAAAGAGGACTTGGACATCGTTAGTATCACCACGTGGCAGAGTGTCCGCGCTGAACCGACAATCGCTGCTGCTGAAAACGGGGTGTTGGGTGTTATTACCGAAAAACCTATGGCAGCTTCCGTCGGCGATGCACAGGACATGATGGATGCCTGTGAGAAACACAATGTCAAGTTAGTGGTCGGACATCAACGGCGTTTTAGTGGTCAAAACTGTGAGGCTCGTCGCCTGATCCAAGAGGGAGCAATTGGTCAATCCCAAGCGATGCTCCGGCGCGATGGACACGGATTGCTGAACCGTGGCACACACGAGATCGACGAAATGCGCTACATCCTTGGTGACCCTGAACCCAAATGGCTTATCGGTCAGGTCGCACGCAAAACCGATCGCTGGGAACGCCGGGTGAGGACCGAAGATCTCTGCATGGCGGAAATCTGCTTTGAAGGCGGGATCCGCGGAATCTATGAAAGCGATTTACCCGAACCCGGACTCCGAGGCGATGTCGTCTATGGAGACGATGGGCAGCTCCGTCGCGGTGAAAACGGCACAATTGAATTGCTCAACAGCAAAGCCGCTGGCTGGCAGGTTATTGAACCCCGCCAAAGCGAACCCAATCAATTTGATGAGATGTTAGCCTGGATTGAAGGTGATGTTGAGGAACATCGCAATGCTGGCAGACATGGGCTTTGCACCATAGAAATCCTGATGGCGATTTATGAATCGTTGCGCCTCCAAGACGTTGTAACCTTCCCCTTAAAAACGCGCCCAAACCCGCTTGACCTTTTGGTTGAAGGTGGAAAGTTACCGGTATTTGTTGAAGGACGTTACGATATCCGTGCACCCTTCCCTGAACAGACGAAGTAG
- a CDS encoding phytanoyl-CoA dioxygenase family protein, which translates to MNNVATGAHTDAVQFPYPVDLYRFDTSAKGISGGFPAVTEADIEYFHQYGYLVINDAFSPTEVEDALAGMVHLMDGKCPDFRAIQFEPKLAKQKNEMEVQERRDAIRKIFRFVDYEPRLNALAAHSGLLGVLEQIMGDTPELFQDMALVKPPRHGSEKPWHQDCAYFNLPEGTTVVGVWIALDEATPENGCLHVIPGSNNEGPMIHFKRRDWQICDTDVPVGRDTMVPLKPGGCLFWHGLTHHGSPVNQSEQRRRALQFHYKPASCEEITTQERMEVYGSEGKDVDC; encoded by the coding sequence ATGAATAACGTAGCAACGGGAGCACATACAGACGCTGTTCAATTTCCGTATCCAGTAGACCTTTATCGTTTTGACACGAGTGCGAAGGGAATCTCTGGTGGATTTCCAGCCGTAACCGAGGCAGACATCGAATACTTCCATCAATATGGTTACCTCGTCATCAATGATGCCTTCAGTCCGACCGAAGTCGAAGATGCATTGGCAGGGATGGTTCATCTGATGGATGGGAAATGCCCCGATTTCCGAGCGATTCAATTTGAACCGAAACTCGCCAAGCAGAAAAACGAAATGGAAGTTCAAGAACGTCGGGACGCTATCAGAAAAATCTTCCGTTTCGTAGACTATGAACCGCGTCTGAATGCGCTGGCAGCCCATTCAGGTCTTCTCGGTGTGCTTGAACAAATTATGGGGGATACACCTGAACTGTTTCAAGACATGGCACTTGTTAAACCCCCACGTCACGGGTCGGAAAAACCGTGGCATCAGGATTGCGCCTACTTCAACTTACCGGAAGGAACAACGGTTGTTGGCGTATGGATCGCCTTAGACGAAGCCACCCCCGAAAACGGATGCTTACACGTGATACCTGGCTCAAATAATGAGGGCCCGATGATCCATTTCAAACGGCGGGATTGGCAGATTTGCGATACAGATGTACCAGTAGGACGTGATACAATGGTTCCGCTTAAGCCGGGCGGTTGTCTCTTCTGGCACGGGTTGACGCATCACGGTAGTCCTGTCAATCAATCGGAGCAACGGCGCCGCGCGCTACAGTTCCATTATAAACCGGCGAGCTGCGAAGAAATTACAACGCAGGAACGGATGGAAGTTTATGGAAGTGAAGGGAAAGACGTAGATTGCTGA